Genomic DNA from Microbacterium neungamense:
CGGCTTCGCAGGAGGAGCAGGACATGAAGGATCACAACGCACACGGCGGCGCCGGACACGGCGCCTCGGCCGGAGCGGATGCCGGGCACGGCGCCGGCCACCTGGGCGGCCTCGCGCTCGCCGACGGCGGGTTCGTGCTGGACGCCGTCGCGGCTCCGGCATCCGTCGGGGAGCAGGGGTCGCTGAGCTTCCGCATCCTCGGCGCCGACGGCGCACCGGTCACCGCGTACGACGTCGCGCACGAGAAGGAGCTGCACCTCATCGTCGTCCGCACCGACGGCGCGCACTTCCGGCACGTGCATCCCGAGCGGGCGGCCGACGGCACCTGGTCGCTGCCGTGGAGCTGGGACGCGGCGGGCAGCTATCGCCTGTTCGCCGACTTCACGGCCTCCGGCGCCGAGCCGGTGACCCTCGCCCGCACGATCGACGTCGCCGGCGACCTGCGGCCCGTCGACCCGCAGCCGACCGCGCACGCCACCGTCGACGGCTACGACCTGCACCTGAGCGGCGAGCTGGCCGCCGGCGCGGCATCCGAGCTCACCATCACGGTCTCGCGGGGCGGAGAGCCCGTCACCGAGCTCGAGCCGTACCTCGGTGCGTTCGGCCACCTCGTCGCGCTCCGTCAGGGAGACCTCGGCTACGCGCACGTGCACCCGGAGGGCGACGAGCCCGAGCCCGGCGACACGTCCGGGCCGGAGGTGCGCTTCGCCGCCACCGTCCCGACCGACGGCCGGTACCTGCTGTACTTCGACTTCCAGATCGGCGGCGTCGTGCGGTCCGTGCCGTTCGTCGTCGACACGGTCGGAGCGGCCGCGTCCGGCGGCGAGGACGCCGGGCACGGTCACGGCGGCACGGGACATGACGACGGCGGCGACACCGGCGGCGACTCCGGCCACGACGACACCGGCTCCGGCGACCACAGCCACTGAGCCCGCCCATCCGTCACCACGAACACCACGTCGAGGAGCATCATGAGCACCGCAGAGCAGACCCGGATCGAACTCGAGATCGGCGGGATGACCTGCGCCTCCTGCGCCATGCGCATCGAGAAGAAGCTGAACAAGCTGGACGGGGTCACCGCGACCGTCAACTACGCCACCGAGAAGGCGCAGGTCACCGCCGACGGACCCGTCGATCCGGCCCTGCTCATCTCGACTGTCGAGGGCGCCGGGTACACCGCGACGCTCCCGGCCCCGCCCGCGGACACCGACGGCACGTCCGACGATTCCGCCGAGGACCCCGAGCTGCGCACCCTCCGGCAGCGGCTGATCGGATCGATCGTGCTGTCGGTGCCGGTGATCCTGCTGGCGATGATCCCCGCGCTGCAGTTTCCGTACTGGCAGTGGCTGTCGCTCACCCTCGCGGCACCGGTCGTCGTCTGGGCGGCGTGGCCGTTCCACCGCGCCGCCTGGCTGAACCTGCGCCACGGCTCCGCCACCATGGACACGCTGATCAGCCTCGGCACCTCGGCGGCGTTCCTGTGGTCGCTGTACGCGCTGTTCCTCGGCACCGCCGGGCAGCCGGGCATGATCCACGGCTTCTCGTGGACCATCGCCCCGAGCGACGGCGCCGGCAACATCTACCTCGAGGTGGCCTCCGGCGTCACGATGTTCATCCTCGCCGGCCGCTACTTCGAGAAGCGCGCCAAGCGCCGCGCCGGCGACGCGCTGCGGGCCCTGCTCGAACTGGGCGCCAAGGACGTCGCGGTGATCCGGGACGGCGCCGAGACCCGCATCCCGATCTCCGAGCTGCACGTCGGCGACGAGTTCGTGGTGCGCCCGGGGGAGAAGATCGCGACCGACGGGGTCGTGGTGTCCGGGTCCTCCGCGGTGGACCGGTCGATGATCACCGGCGAGTCGGTGCCCGTCGAGGTCGGCGCCGGGGACGCCGTGACCGGCGCGACGGTGAACGCCGGCGGGCGGCTCGTCGTGCGGGCGACCCGGGTGGGCGCGGACACGCAGCTCGCGCAGATGGCGCGCCTGGTCGAGGAGGCGCAGACCGGCAAGGCCGAGGTGCAGCGCCTCGCCGACCGTGTCTCCGGGGTGTTCGTGCCGATCGTCATCGCGATCGCCGTCGCCACGCTGGGCGCATGGATCGGCGCCGGATTCCCGCTCTCGGCCGCGTTCACCGCCGCGGTCGCCGTGCTCATCATCGCCTGCCCGTGCGCGCTGGGTCTCGCCACGCCGACGGCGCTGCTGGTCGGCACGGGGCGCGGGGCGCAGCTGGGCATCCTGATCAAGGGCCCGGAGGTGCTGGAGTCCACGCGTCGCGTCGACACGATCGTGCTCGACAAGACCGGGACGGTGACCGAGGGGCGGATGAGCGTCGTCGACGTCATCCCCGAGGAGGGGACGGATGCCGCGGAGCTGCTCCGTCTGGCCGGCGCGGTCGAGCACGCCTCCGAGCACCCGATCGCCCGCGCCGTCGCCGCCGCGGCCCTGGCGCCCCGGTCGTCCACCGAGGACGGCACTTCCCGGTCGTTGAGCGAGGACGGCGGAGCCGCCCGAGACGAAACGCGTTCCGCTTCCCGAACCCTCCCTCCCGTCGAGTCCTTCCAGAACACCGAGGGCCGCGGCGTCAGCGGTGTCGTCGAGGGACGCGCCGTGCTCGTCGGGCGGCTGTCGCTGCTGGAGGACTGGGCGATCCACCCCTCGACGCGCCTCCTCGACGCGAAGGCAGGTGCCGAGGCCGCCGGTCAGACGGCCGTGCTCGTCGCCTGGGACGGCGCACCCCGCGGCGTGATCGTCGTCGCCGACCGGGTGAAGCAGACCAGCGCCGAGGCGGTGGCCTCCTTCCGCGACCTGGGCCTGACCCCGGTGCTGCTCACCGGCGACAACGAGGCGGCCGCGCGGCACATCGCCGCGGAGGTGGGCATCGACGAGGTGATCGCCGAGGTGCTCCCGGCCGACAAGGTCGACGTCGTCCGGCGGCTGCAGCAGGAGGGGCGTGTCGTGGCGATGGCCGGCGACGGCGTCAACGACGCCCCCGCGCTCGCGCAGGCCGACCTCGGCCTGGCGATGGGCACCGGCACGGATGTCGCGATCGAGGCATCCGACATCACCCTCGTCCGCGGCGACCTGCGTGCGGCGGCGGATGCCATCCGGCTGTCGCGCCGCACCCTCGCCACCATCAAGGGCAACCTGTTCTGGGCCTTCGGCTACAACGTCGCGGCGCTGCCGCTGGCCGCCCTGGGCCTGCTGAACCCGATGATCGCCGGCGCCGCGATGGCGTTCTCGAGCGTCTTCGTCGTCGGCAACAGCCTGCGGCTGCGCCGGTTCCGCTGACCGGCGCACACGCTCGGGAGGAGAACTCGGCCAGCGGCGGATCGCCGGGCCGGATTCCTCCTCCCGAGCGTGAGAACTCCTCCCGAACGGATGCCGGGGGCCGGACGCCGACGGCCCGGGCCCCGAACGGATGCCGGGGCCCCGCCCTAGACTGCCACCGTGAGCGATCAGGCCGTGAGGGTCGCCGAAAGGGAGGAGCGGCGATGATCGCCGACGAGGAGCTGCTGCAGGAGATCGCCGGAATGCTCGACCACGACGGGATGCTCGATATCGGTACGATGTTCCGCCGGCCGGGCATCCGCGCCGACGGAAAGATCGTGGCCTTCCTCGGCGCCGACGACCGGATGATCACGAAGGTGCCGCGCGAGCGGGCCCTCGAGCTGATCGCCGCCGGCGAGGCATCCGAGGTCACGATGGGGAAGCGGACCATGCGCGAGTGGATCTCCGTGCCCGCGGCCGCCGACCGCGACGGCACCCTGGCCCGGTGGACGCCACTGGTGCGCGAAGCGCTCGCGTACGTGACGTCGCTCGGCGGAGGTGCTTGACTCGGACGGGACCCGAGAGCACCGGAAGGGGTGATCCATGCGCCACACGCCGCGTTACATCATGGACGACGTCGACGAGGTCAGGGAGCTGATCCGCCGGCATCCGTGGGCGACGTTCGTCTCGCCGGCGTCCACCGGGCTCGTCGCCTCGCACTACCCGATCCTGATCGACGAGGAGGACCGGGAGGGCATCACGATCGTGAGCCACTTCGGGCGTCCGGACGACGAGCTGCACGAGCTCGGCAGGCACGAGATCCTCGTGATCGTGCAGGGGCCGCACGACTACGTGTCCTCCAGCTGGTACGCCCCGGGCGACCTCGTGCCGACCTGGAACCACCTCACCGCGCACCTGTACGGGGTGCCGGAGATCCTCGGGTTCGAGGAGAACTACGCCATGCTCTCGCGTCTCACCGATCACTTCGAGCACGGCCGGCCCGGCGGACGCAGCCTCGCCGAGGACGAGGAGGGCACACGGCGCATCGCCCGCGGCACGGTGGGTCTGCGGATGCGGGTGACGCGCTTCGACGCGCGCCAAGCTCAGCCAGAACAAGACGCCCGAGGTGCGCGAGAACATCATCCGGCACGTCGAGGGCGGGAACCCGGAGCTCGCCGAGGAGATGCGACGGCGCAACTGACGGCGCCCGCCGGAGTCGCCGGGGCAGGCGCCCCGGGTCAGGCGCTCTCGGCTCGGCCGGCGCGCCAGTAGCCCATGAACGCGACCGAGCGGCGGTCGACGCCGAGGTCGCGCACCAGGTGCCGGCGCAGCGCGGTGATGGTGCCGGCCTCGCCGGCGAGCCAGGCGTGCGTGGTCGGCTTCGTCGGGCTGGTCGCCCCGCACGCCGCCCGCGCCCTCGTCGGCGCCCGGCACACGCGAGTGATCCCGGTGGCGGTGCTGCTCGGTGCCGTGCTCGTCGGGACGGCGGATGCCATCGGCCGCACCGTGCTCGCCCCCGCCCAGCTGCCCGCCGACCTGGTCGTCGCCCTCCTCGGCGCCCCGTACTTCGTCTGGCTCCTCTGGAGATCGCGGGACGCGTAGCCCGGAGCGGGCGGCCCGCCCGCCGCACCTCCCGCGGGCCTTGGGGGTGCGCGATTCTCCCGGCGGTCGGGCGGATGCCGGTCGCCGGGAGCTTTCCGCATCGCGGGAGGTCGTCGCGCGTGCGGGATCCTCCCCGCGGCGCGCGGGCAACAGCGCGAGTCGCGAACGCTCGGCGTTCTGGGCATCCGCATAGCCGGGGCATCGACGCGCCCCAGACGCACGTGGTGTTCTCTTCCCCTGGGAAAGGACGACACCATGAACTCCACCGACCCCCGCTGGCTCGACGCGAACGGCCACGAGATCGATGAGGACCACCGCGGCCTCGTCTACGACATCCGCACGCTCATCGACCGCCGGCGGGCGCTCGGGATCTTCGGCGGGATCGCCGCGACGGCGCTGCTCGCCGCGTGCGCACCGCCCTCCGACACCGGCGCGAATAGCACGAGCACCACGGGCACCGACGGTCGCCCCGCCCCGCCCGACGGCGGCCAGGGCGGCGCTCCGACCGGACAGGACAACAGCGACCTCCTCGAGGGGGAGGTGCCGAACGAGACCGCCGGCCCCTACCCGGCCGACGGCTCGAACGGGGTGAACGTGCTCGACGACTCCGGCATCGTGCGCAGCGACATCCGTTCCAGCTTCGGCTCGTCGGCCACGACGGCCGAGGGCGTCCCGCTCGACATCGTGCTCACCGTCCGCGACGCCACCACGGGCGCGGCGATGGCGGGTGCCGGCGTGTACCTCTGGCACTGTGACCGCGACGGCAACTACTCGCTGTACTCGGATGCCGCGAAGAACGAGAACTACCTGCGCGGCGTGCAGGAGACCGACGACACCGGCACGGTGCGCTTCCGGTCGATCTACCCGGCGTGCTACTCCGGCCGGTGGCCGCACATCCACTTCGAGGTGTATCAGGACGTCGCCACGGCGGTCGCGACCGGACCGATCGTGAAGACCTCGCAGATCGCCCTGCCCGAGGAGACGAACGCCAAGGTGTACGCGACCTCGGGGTACGAGTCGAGCGTGCGCAACGCCTCGCGGGTGACGCTCACCGGCGACAACGTGTTCGGCGATGACGGCGGCATCCTGCAGCTGGCGACGATGACCGGCAGCGTCGACGACGGCTACACGGCTGCGCTGTCGATCGCGGTGTGATGATGGCATCCGATCGCGGTGTGACCGATGGCATCCGATCACGGTGCCGCGACGGCATCCGTCCGCCGGCCGCGAACGCCCAGGCGATTCCGATCACCTGTGCGTAACGTCGAAGACATGACCACGGTTCCCGTCGACGCCGCCGCGATCGCGGAGGCCAGGCAACTGCGAGACGCGTTCCAACGGTTCCTGCGGGAGTACGAGTTCGGGATGCGGGAGGTCGAGACCAAGATCTCCATCCTGCGCGACGAGTTCACCCACAACCACGCGTACAACCCGATCGAGCACGTGAAGAGCCGGCTGAAGTCGCCGGACAGCATCGTCGAGAAGGTTGCGCGGAAGGGCATCGAGCCCGACTTCGACACCATCCGTCGCGAGATCACCGACATCGCCGGGGTGCGGGTCACGTGCAGCTTCGTCTCCGACGTGTACCGGCTGTTCCAGCTGCTCACCCAGCAGGACGACGTCACCGTGAAGATCGTGAAGGACTACATCGCCCAGCCGAAGCCGAACGGCTACCGCAGCCTGCACGCGATCGTCGAGGTGCCGGTGTTCCTCTCCACCGGACCGGTGCCGGTGCCGGTCGAGGTGCAGTTCCGCACCATCGCGATGGACTTCTGGGCGAGCCTGGAGCACAAGATCCACTACAAGTTCCAGGGGCAGGTGCCGAGCCATCTGGTGCAGAGCCTCACCGAGGCGGCCGAGGCCGCCGGTGAGCTCGACCTGCGCATGGAGCGGCTGCACCACGAGGCGCACGCCGTGAACCAGCGGGCTCTGGAGGCCTGACTCCCGGGACGACCTGCCCTTCCCGCCACATTGTGTCCGGTGAGGTGGGTTGTCGCGCCCCGGACCAGCACGACGCGACACAATGTGTCGCCGGGGGGATCAGCCCAGGAACGTGCGGGCGGCGGTGGTCATCGCGGTGACGCCGACGTCGATGGTCGGATGCAGGACGGGCGCGAAGAACGGGGAGTGGTTGGTCGGGATGTCGCGGTCGACCGTCCCCGCCCGCGCGGCGGCCCGGTAGTCGTCGGGGTCGATGCCGCCCCAGAACCAGAACACCAGCGGCGCGCCGGCGTCGCGGGCGAACCACGACACGTCCTCGCTTCCAGTGAACAGCCCCGGGTCGACGACGGCGTGCTCGCCGAACTCCTCGTGGAACGCGGCGACGACCCGCGCCGTGGCATCCGGGTCGTTGATCGTCGCCGGGAGGGTGTGCAGGGTCGAGATCTCCGGCTCCCGTTCGGCTCCGGATGCCAGGGCTTCCGCCCGGATCACCCGCTCTACCTTCTCGAGGACCTTGTCGCGCAGCGCCTCGTCCGGGTACCGGAGGCTGAGCTGCAGCGTGGCATCCGCCGGGATGATGTTGTTCTTGGTGCCGGCGTGGATCGCCCCGACGGTGACCACCGCCAGCTCCCGCGGGTCGACCTCGCGCGACACAACGGTCTGCAGCCGCATCACGGTGGAGGCGGCCATCACGATCGGGTCGATGGTGGCGTGTGGCCGGGATCCGTGCCCGCCGCGGCCGTGCATCACCACCTGGATGCCGTCGGATGCCGACATCTGCGGCCCCGGGCGCACGCCGATCACGCCGGCGGGCAGCGGGGTGAGGTGCTGCCCGAGGACCACGTCCGGGCGGGGGAAGCGCGCCAGCATCCCGTCGTCGAGCATGGTGCGGGCCCCGGCGCCGAACTCCTCGGCGGGCTGGATGATCACGACGACGGTGCCGTGCCACTCAGCGCGGTCGGCGACCAGGCGCTCCACGGCGCCGATCATCGCGGTGACGTGCATGTCGTGGCCGCACGCGTGCATCACCGGCACGGTGTGCCCGTCGGGGTCGACGCCGGTCGCGGTGGACGCGTAGGGCAGGCCGGTGTCCTCCTTCACCGGGAGGGCGTCCATGTCGGCGCGGAGCCAGACGACCGGGCCGGATGCCTGGGCGGGCTCGCCGCCCTGACCGCGCTTGGGGTTGCGGAGCACACCGACCACGCCGGTGACGCCGACGCCCTCGTGCACCTCGAGTCCCAGGTCGCGCAGGTGCGCGGCGGCGATGCCGGCGGTGCGGGTCTCCTGGAACGACAGCTCCGGATGCCGGTGCAGGTCGGTGTACAGCGCTTCGAGGTCGATGGCCATACGGGTGAGCCTAGCGAGCGGTGACGCTCCGACGGCTCGGCGTCCACCCGCACGTTCTGACACATTGTGTCCCGAGGGGTGGGTCGTCCCGACGGGCACCCGCAGGTACGGACACAATGTGTCGCGACGGGTGGGTGGGGCTGCGGATGGATGGGGCTCCGGGTGGGTGGGGCTGGGGGCCAGGCGCGCCGTCAGCCGATCCAGGACGCGAGGGCGTCGACGGAGTCGCCGTAGTTGACCCGGATCACGGGGAGCGCCAGCTTGTCGGTGCCCGGGGTGACGTAGCCCCACTCGATCGTGCGCCCGAAGGTGAAGCCGGCCTTCGCGGTGCCCTCCTTCGTGGTCTCGGTGTAGTGACCGAACGGGTACGCGACGACCTCCTTGGCGCCGAGGATGGCGGCCGAGGTCTCCAGGTCGGCGGCGATCTGCTCGGCGGACCAGTTCGTCATCCGGCCGCGGCCGTTCTCGCCCGCCTCGTGCATGTCGTGCGTGTGCGAGCGCTGCAGCACGTAGGGCGACGGCGACGGGTCCTGTCGGTACTCGGTGATCACGAACGACGTCGTGAGGACCTTGTGCTTCACCACCACCGGCACGGCCAGGTCGAACCAGGTCGGGTCGGCGTCGTCGTCGGTGACGATCACGGACCGCGGCGGAAGGTACAGCCGCCCGTCGACGAACGCGTCCAGCTCGTCGTGCGCCGTGTCGGCGTCGGCGTCGGCGCGCCGGCCGCCGTGCGCTCGCCGGATGCCGGGGACTGCTCTCCGCGCAGGGCCGGCATCAGCGCGAACGCGGCGACGGCGGCACCCGCCAGCGCCACGGCGCCGATCACGGTGAACGTCAGACGGCGCCGCCGCCGGCGGGAGTACCGGCGGGGGCGCGGAGCGGGGAGGGTCACGCCTTGATCCTAGGGACGGCGAGGGTCATTCCCCGGACGCCGGGCGGATGTCGTCCGGATGGCCCGCGGAAGCGTGCGGAACCCCGCGACGTCACTCCGGCCGGCGCTGCTCCATCAGGGCGAGCGGGCGGCCCTCCAGGTCGGTGAAGAAGGCCATCCACTCCTGGCATCCGTCCTCGTGGGTGTGGATGAGCTGCGGCTCGTGCGTGAAGACGACCCCGCGCTCGCCGAGGTCGGCCCGCGCCCGCTCGATGTCCGGCACCCGGAAGTACAGGATCGACTCCTCGTGCACCGGCCCGTCGCCCTGGGAGAGGAACAGTCGCGTGCCGTCGCACTCGAAGAAGCTCAGCGTGCCGAACGTGTAGAGGTGGCGCAGCCCGAGCACATCCCGGTACCACGCCTCGGCGGCCGCGATGTCGTCGACGGAGCGGGAGATCTGGCCGATCGGGCCGAGCGAGACGGCGTCCATGCGGCGACGGTACCACCGCGCTGATGCCGGCGTCAGCCCCGCAGGTCGGCGACGAGCTCCTCGACGCGGCGGCGGATCTCGTCGCGGATCGGCCGCACCGCCTCGATGCCCTGACCGGCGGGGTCGTCGAGTTTCCAGTCCTCGTAGCGCTTGCCGGGGAAGAACGGGCAGGCGTCGCCGCAGCCCATCGTGATCACGACGTCGGAGGCCTGCACGGCATCCGTCGTGAGCACCTTCGGCTGCTCGCCGGCGATGTCGATGCCCACCTCGGCCATCGCCGCGACGGCCACCGGGTTGATGTCGGATGCCGGCATCGAGCCGGCCGAGCGCACCTCGATGCGTCCGCCGCCGAGTTCGCGGAGGAACCCCGCGGCCATCTGCGAGCGCCCGGCGTTGTGCACGCAGACGAAGAGGACGGAGGGCTTGGCGTCGGTCATCGGGTCTCCTCGGGGATGTCCAGGGTGGCGAGCAGAGCGCGGACGCGCCCGGCGATGTCGTCGCGGATGGCGCGGGCGCCCTCGGCGGATGCCAGGGCGGGATCGCCCACGGCCCAGTCCTCGTAGCGCACCCCCGGGATCACCGGGCACACGTCGCCGCAGCCCATCGTGACGACGACGTCGACGGCGCGGACCGCGTCGTCGGTGAGCGGCTTGGGGAAGCGCTCGGCCGCGGCGTCCCCCTCGATCTCAGCGAGCAGCGTGCGCACGTGGGGATGCACGGCGTCCGCGGGCTGGGAACCGGCCGACCGCGCGATCACGCGGCTGCCGCTGATGCTGTTCACCAGCGCGGCGGCCAGCTGCGACCGGCCGGCGTTCGCGACGCACACGAACAGCACCTGTGGAGCCGATGCCGCGCGATCGGGGCCGAGACCCGCGCGGCGCAGATCGGCGAGGCGCTGGCGGGCGAAGCGCTCGGTCAGCGGGATCAGCGCCGAGGTCACTCTCGCGCTGCGCGCCAGCGAGGTGTACGACTCGCGGACGATCTGCAGCACGGCATCCGGGGCGAACGCGGGCGTCTCGGCGGCGAGCTGCTCCGCGAGGCGGGTCACGCGGCCGTCGAGGTCGGGCAGGCGAGCGGCGTGCGGCTCGCCGGCATCCGGCGTCCCCACGGCGGCCGGGGCGAACGCCTCGAGCAGCGCCGTGACGGCGGCGCGCCGCCGCGGCTCGATGCGGTACCACACCCAGGTGCCGCGGCGCTCGGAGCGCAGGATGCCGGCCTCCTTGAGCACCTTTAGGTGGTGGGACACGGTCGGCTGCGAGACATCGGCGAGGGCCGCCAGGTCGCACACGCAGCATTCGCCGCGGGGGTCGGCGGCGATGGCGGAGAGCATCCGCAGCCGCAGCGGCTCGGACAGCGCCTTGAGCGCGCTCGCGACCGAGGCTGCCGCTTCGGCGCCGATGGCGTGCGCGGCCGTCGGCGTGCACACCGGTTCATCGGCGAGTGCCGTGCTCGTCATGCGATCAGCTCCCGCATTGTCGCCGCCGCGCTCACGGGCGGTCCTGTTTTGATCCGCGTCTATATTGACAGGGATCGAGGCAGAGGACAACACCGGATGCTCCGCAGCGTGAGGAGCCGATCGGTCAGCCGGCCGCCTCCGTCAACAGCGCTGCGCGGAGGGTGCGCTCCATCCAGTCCCGGTGCGTCTTCGTGCTCCACCCGGCCTGCAGCACGAGAGCCTCCCAGGTCGCCGGCGACCCGATCGACCAGATGGTCGCCGCGGCCTCGGCGTCGGACAGCTCGGGACGCAGACCGCCGCGCTCGCGCAGCGTGACGGCGGCGCGGCCGTAGCGCTCCAGCCGCTGCTGCGCTCGCCGGGTCTGCAGGGTGGCGATCTCAGGGTCCACCGCGGCGGCCTGGGCGATCACCCGGTGGACGGCGTGGGTGCGCGCGTTCGCCTCGGCCAGCCAGTCCGCGAGGACGGCGATCACCGCCCGGGCGTCGCCGGCGCGGTCGATCCGGTCGGCGAGGAACTCCACCACGGGCCTGTCCTCGGTGCCCGCCGCGCTGCGATCGAGCACGGCGGAGAGCACGGCGGCCTTGCCGCCGACGGTGATGTAGACGGTCTGCACGGCTGCGCCGGCCTCCCGCGCGATCATGCCGATCGTGGTCGCGACGTAGCCGTGCTGCCGGAACAGCCGGTCGGCGGCGTCCACGATGGCCGCGCCGGTCGCCGCCTGCGCCGCGTGCCGGCGAGAAGGTCTTGCCGTGGCCTGCTCCATGTTCTTAGAACAGCGTTCTATCAAATGGAATCACGTTCTAAGGAGCGTGTCATGGACACCGACGTCCTCGTCATCGGCGCAGGTCAGTGCGGCCTCGCTCTCAGCCGCGAACTGCGCGACCGCGGCGTGGCGCACGAGGTGCTCACCGGCGACGACGCGCCGGGGGACGTCTGGCGCCGGCGCTGGGACTCGCTGCGCCTGTTCACGCCGGCGCGGTTCGACGCCCTGCCGGGGATGCCGTTCCCGGCGCCGCCCCGGCACCGGCCGACGGCGGCCGAGTTCGCCGGGTACCTCGACGACTACGCCGAGCGCGCCGCCGTCCCGCTGCACACCGGCACCCGGGTCGCCCGCGTGACCGCCGACCCGTCTGGAGGATTCGTCGTCGGCACCGCGGAGCGCTCGTGGCGCAGCCGGCGCGTCGTGATCGCCACGGGCGGGGACAGCCGTCCCCGCGTTCCGGCTGCGGCGGCCGAGCTCGACCCGGGGATCCGGCAGCGGCACACGTCGGAGTACCGCCGGCCGGACGATCTGCCGGGGCGGCGGG
This window encodes:
- a CDS encoding TetR/AcrR family transcriptional regulator — its product is MEQATARPSRRHAAQAATGAAIVDAADRLFRQHGYVATTIGMIAREAGAAVQTVYITVGGKAAVLSAVLDRSAAGTEDRPVVEFLADRIDRAGDARAVIAVLADWLAEANARTHAVHRVIAQAAAVDPEIATLQTRRAQQRLERYGRAAVTLRERGGLRPELSDAEAAATIWSIGSPATWEALVLQAGWSTKTHRDWMERTLRAALLTEAAG